CGCTCACACCTTCCCGGAAATCCTGTACCACCAGGTGGCAAAATATTCGTATACAGCATGGGTCGAGGCAGCCAGCGCTCTCACCGATGGCCAGTACTGCAAAGGATCTTTGCCGCTGTCCCACCTGCGATAATCGCAGGGAGCTGCCAGTGGCTTCATTCCCTGGGCAGTGAAAACCCGCATTGCGCGAGGCATGTGACTGGCGGAGGTTACCAGGATCAGGGGCCGCTCGACCTGGAGGTTCTGCACTGCTATGGCATTCTCCACAGTATTGCGCGAACCTTCATCCACCACGATCTGGCTGGCCGGGATGGCCATTTGCAGCAGGAACTGCCTCATAAGTTCTGCCTCTGCTACCCGGTTGAAGGGATTGGCTCTGCCACCGCACAAAACGAACATGGCATGATCCATCTTCCTGTAGAGCCGCACAGCTTCGAGGAGCCGCTGCAAGGTGGCATTGCTCAGCCTGCTGGCAGCCGGCAGGTCACCAGCAGCGGACACGCCGCCCCCCAGCACCACAAGGGTTGCCGACCTGGGCAGACGAGCTCCACTGAGCGGCGGGTAGAGCTTTTCCAGGGGCTGAAGCAGACCGTTAGCCACCGGACTGATGCTCAGCACGTAGTAGAGAAAAACTGCCAGGCCGCCGATCCCCAGAGCAGCGCGCCTGCGCCTGGCCAGGGTCAGCACAACAGTCAACAGCAGCAACAGGAAAATAATGCCTGCGGGCATCAGGACATTCTTTGCCACGTAGGTGAGAGTGAACATCACACACCTCGCTGCCTGAAGGAAATCACCGCCGCAAACCATTTCGGCTGTCAGCGGTAATCTCTCTTCTCATCTGTCTCCAGGAGTCTCTTCAATTGTGGGCGGGGCGGAGCAGGTCATTTACAGTCTTCACCGGATTGAACACCGCCTCAGGAACCTCGACAAAAATCGTATTCCACCACGCCATACCACCGTTCCATAAGCCTGGCCATTCCAGCGCCTGCAACTCCCTGCCATAGGCGGTCTTGCGGGCAATGAACACGGCCCGGTCGTCACAATACTTCCTGAGATCGAATGGCTTCCCCTGAAAGTCTCTCAGGCCGCAGGCGATGAGCACTGGATTGAAATGGGTGGCGGCTCGAAAGATCTTCCTCTGCTCCTCGGATTCCTGGGCAATCTGGGCAGACTCGACTATCTGCAGCGACTGGCTCCCCTGCGGTTGTCGCACCCAGAAAGGCCCTCCCCCGGGCTCTCCCCGGTTCTTCACCATACCGCATACCCGCATAGGCCGCTGCAACCGCTCTCTGAGCCAGTCAGCCAGCCGCTCGGCAGGATAGTCCTCTATCCCCTGCGGCAGCGGCACCTGCAGCCTCTCATGAACAAAGTCCACTATTTCCTGCAGCTGCAGTCCCCCGGGCGAATGCTCCGCCAGGGTTCTCATGAACTCGAAGGCCCTGCCCTGCAGATCCGCCAGCATGCCGGTGAGGATTCTCTGCCAGTGCACTGCAGTCTCTCTGCGCCTGTCTGTGGCCACGTTGTCAATGTTGACAATGAACACCAGATCGCCGCCCAGTTCATTGAGGTTTTGGAGAAGAGCTCCATGCCCCCCGGGCCGCAGCAGCAAGGATCCGTCTGGCTTGCGAAAAGGCAGGCCTTCATCATCGAGGGCCAGAGTGTTGCTGGCAGGAGATTGTTGTGAAAAACTGATGAGGTACTGAACGCCCAGCTCATTTCCGTAGAAAGCAGCCGCCTTTGCCGCAGCAGCCTTCATCAAATCCTCGCTGTCAGGGGAGACCGTGAAATGCAGCCGGCAGCTGTGGCTGCGGTCCTGCAGCGTCTGGACAGCTTCAACCAGGTGCTCTTCCATGGCGGTACGCACCTGGGAATCATAACGGTGGAAAGGAATGAGGGCCTTGGGCAGTGAGCGGTAGTCGAGCCCCTCTGGCTCCAGGAGGAAATCCACTATCTGGTCATAGTCGCCCCGGGCAAGCTTATCATCCAGGGAGATTCCAGCCTGGGCCATTTTCTCGGCCAGCACTTCACTGAGAGCAAATTCTTTGAACTTGCTGAAAAAGAGCAGGCATGCCGTGGAGTCATCATCTCCCTGCTCTGCTTTTTTCTGAAGATGGATCTCGCGGAAGCCTCCCTGCCTGCGCCGCATTCTGTCCAGAAAGCCGAACATGCGGGTTGCAGCTCCTGAAGCCGGCACGAACCTGCACAGACGTCCGGCTGCAGCAGCTTCCTCCCAGATTCCCAGAAATCTCTCCTGGTCCCTGGAGTCCACCTGGAGGATGCCGTCTCCTATGGTGCATGGTCTGTCGAGTTGAAGCGGTTCAAACCCGGATTTGAGAATTTCCAGTTGTCTTCTCGCCTGAGCCTCGCTGATGCCGACCTTTTCCAGCTGAACCAGATCAGCAGCAGTGAATATTTCTCTGTCCATAGAGTTCACCTCTCGTTTCAGATTCGCTGCCTGTTGTGGGCTGAGTCGAGCAATTCTTCGAGCTGATGCCAACCATGAGAAAATAACAAAACAGTGCAGCCTTGAAGTCCCCCATTTAAAAGAGGAGGACCTGGGGGAAACTTGCAACCACTCACAACATCATCCCCCGTCCCCTTTTATCTGAGGGAACATGAGCAGAATGGTTTGCGGTATTTTTCTCCAGACCAGCAGGCTCCCCCAGGAGTCGGCCTGCAGCAGATTCTCTACCTGCTTTCCCGGCTTCCTGAGAGAGAATCGTTGAAAACAAGCAGCCATCCGGCCTGATGAAGTACATTTACAAGCACCTGTGCAGGCCATTGGCCAGCTTCGTCATCAAGAGTTGCTCGGTTCAACTCTGGCAAAGCCCTGCCAGGGGGGAGGACAGAAAAAAAACATTTTCCCTGGCGGACTTTTCTTGTACACTGAATCCTCGAGGTGGTCAAATCGGGTGGTCAAAATGCCTTGGGACCTGTTTTTCACAGTTCTGAACATGCACGATTGAAAGGTTAATTCTATGGATGCC
This genomic stretch from Deltaproteobacteria bacterium harbors:
- a CDS encoding YdcF family protein codes for the protein MFTLTYVAKNVLMPAGIIFLLLLLTVVLTLARRRRAALGIGGLAVFLYYVLSISPVANGLLQPLEKLYPPLSGARLPRSATLVVLGGGVSAAGDLPAASRLSNATLQRLLEAVRLYRKMDHAMFVLCGGRANPFNRVAEAELMRQFLLQMAIPASQIVVDEGSRNTVENAIAVQNLQVERPLILVTSASHMPRAMRVFTAQGMKPLAAPCDYRRWDSGKDPLQYWPSVRALAASTHAVYEYFATWWYRISGKV
- a CDS encoding DUF4301 family protein, whose product is MDREIFTAADLVQLEKVGISEAQARRQLEILKSGFEPLQLDRPCTIGDGILQVDSRDQERFLGIWEEAAAAGRLCRFVPASGAATRMFGFLDRMRRRQGGFREIHLQKKAEQGDDDSTACLLFFSKFKEFALSEVLAEKMAQAGISLDDKLARGDYDQIVDFLLEPEGLDYRSLPKALIPFHRYDSQVRTAMEEHLVEAVQTLQDRSHSCRLHFTVSPDSEDLMKAAAAKAAAFYGNELGVQYLISFSQQSPASNTLALDDEGLPFRKPDGSLLLRPGGHGALLQNLNELGGDLVFIVNIDNVATDRRRETAVHWQRILTGMLADLQGRAFEFMRTLAEHSPGGLQLQEIVDFVHERLQVPLPQGIEDYPAERLADWLRERLQRPMRVCGMVKNRGEPGGGPFWVRQPQGSQSLQIVESAQIAQESEEQRKIFRAATHFNPVLIACGLRDFQGKPFDLRKYCDDRAVFIARKTAYGRELQALEWPGLWNGGMAWWNTIFVEVPEAVFNPVKTVNDLLRPAHN